In the genome of Candidatus Microbacterium phytovorans, one region contains:
- a CDS encoding Na+/H+ antiporter subunit A yields MLLLLAVFAVLPLALPWLVARIGSRAFFVAALVPIAAFAHAVMQAPAVFDGEAPFETFAWIPALGIDLSMKMDTLGWIMTLIVTGVGALVMIYCRWYFDGKKDGVGLFSAVLLAFAGAMYGLVLTDDLIVLVMLWEVTSVLSYLLIGFYHTRGASRRAALQALLVTTLGGLVMFVGAVMVVVLYGTTSVTEILTTGPPTGVAHGADQGLLLNIAVVCLLVGALSKSAIFPFHFWLPGAMAAPTPVSAYLHAAAMVKAGIYLIARLAPAFAESEPWRPIVIALGLFTLLLGGIQALRESDLKRVLAFGTVSQLGMLTVVLGYGERNTALAGLALLIGHALFKSCLFLVVGVIDRQLSTRDVNELSGVGRQAPTLAVFSIIAVASMVGVAPTVGFVAKEATLTALLEGGADVSAVVPLIGIVLGSALTAAYGIRFVWGAFWTKKDAEGAPLPRTEWPDPPLGFLAAPVLLSGLSVIGGVASPLLDVALAGYADTMPGAADAYPYHLALWHGLEPALFLSLGSIAVGAALFWLVQRTKWHSRVLPFTAADGYNAVLRGIAKVSVWTTTFTQRGSLPVYVGTIFVVFVAAEGTALLASPSWKTSLDAWQTPMQVVVAPIMILAGIVAVRARKRYTGVVLVSVTGLGMVLLFATSGAPDLALTQILIETVTLVAFALVLRRIPARLGEHNASVLPVARAVLAIAVGATMSLIAIVATGARVAEPISQRFPELAYEIGHGKNVVNVALVDLRGWDTMGELSVLILAATGVASLVFVTHRSDLLSRTISSLPTGATRTRRPLIETVEGPKPRASAPGSTRQAWLVGGQRVRPENRSLVLEVIVRILFHTIILVSIYLLFAGHNLPGGGFAGGLVAGMALVMRYVAGGRYELGAAAPTDAGRLLGAGMTLAVACALVPLLFGQAPLTSTYWEWDIPVLGKGEFVTSTLFDVGVYLVVVGLVLDVLRSLGGEVDRQAQELRDRGVSVS; encoded by the coding sequence TTGCTCCTGCTCCTGGCTGTGTTCGCGGTCCTGCCGCTGGCATTGCCGTGGCTGGTGGCGCGGATCGGGTCGCGGGCCTTCTTCGTCGCCGCTCTCGTGCCTATCGCCGCCTTCGCGCACGCCGTGATGCAGGCACCGGCCGTCTTCGACGGCGAGGCGCCGTTCGAGACGTTCGCGTGGATCCCCGCGCTCGGCATCGACCTGTCGATGAAGATGGACACCCTCGGGTGGATCATGACGCTCATCGTCACGGGCGTCGGCGCGCTCGTCATGATCTACTGCCGCTGGTACTTCGACGGCAAGAAAGACGGCGTCGGCCTCTTCTCGGCCGTACTGCTCGCTTTCGCCGGCGCGATGTACGGACTCGTGCTCACCGACGACCTCATCGTCCTGGTCATGCTGTGGGAGGTCACGAGCGTCCTCTCCTACCTGCTCATCGGCTTCTACCACACGCGTGGCGCGAGCCGTCGTGCGGCGCTGCAGGCCCTGCTCGTGACCACGCTCGGCGGTCTCGTGATGTTCGTGGGCGCCGTCATGGTCGTGGTGCTCTACGGCACGACGAGCGTCACGGAGATCCTCACGACGGGGCCGCCCACCGGTGTCGCGCACGGCGCCGATCAAGGCCTCCTGCTGAACATCGCGGTCGTCTGCCTCCTCGTGGGCGCCCTCAGCAAGTCGGCCATCTTCCCGTTCCACTTCTGGCTGCCGGGCGCCATGGCCGCCCCCACCCCGGTGAGCGCGTACCTGCACGCCGCCGCCATGGTGAAAGCCGGCATCTACCTGATCGCGCGCCTGGCCCCCGCCTTCGCCGAGAGCGAGCCGTGGCGACCCATCGTCATCGCGCTCGGCCTGTTCACGCTGCTGCTGGGCGGCATCCAGGCGCTGCGCGAGTCCGACCTCAAGCGCGTGCTCGCATTCGGCACGGTCAGCCAGCTCGGCATGCTGACCGTGGTGCTCGGCTACGGGGAGCGCAACACGGCGCTCGCCGGCCTCGCCCTCCTCATCGGGCACGCCCTGTTCAAGTCGTGCCTGTTCCTCGTCGTCGGCGTGATCGACCGCCAGCTCAGCACCCGTGACGTCAACGAGCTCTCCGGTGTCGGACGTCAGGCGCCCACCCTCGCGGTGTTCTCGATCATCGCGGTGGCCTCCATGGTGGGCGTCGCCCCGACGGTCGGCTTCGTCGCGAAGGAGGCCACGCTGACGGCGCTCCTCGAGGGCGGCGCCGACGTGAGCGCCGTCGTGCCGCTCATCGGCATCGTGCTGGGTTCCGCGCTCACCGCCGCATACGGCATCCGTTTCGTCTGGGGTGCGTTCTGGACGAAGAAGGATGCCGAGGGCGCACCGCTCCCGCGCACCGAGTGGCCCGATCCGCCGCTCGGATTCCTCGCCGCCCCTGTACTCCTGAGCGGGCTCAGCGTCATCGGCGGTGTCGCGTCGCCGCTGCTGGACGTCGCGCTCGCCGGCTACGCCGACACGATGCCCGGAGCCGCCGACGCCTACCCGTACCATCTGGCCCTGTGGCACGGGCTCGAGCCTGCGCTGTTCCTGTCGCTCGGGTCGATCGCGGTGGGTGCGGCCCTGTTCTGGCTGGTGCAGCGCACGAAGTGGCATTCCCGCGTGCTGCCCTTCACGGCGGCCGACGGCTACAACGCGGTGCTCCGCGGCATCGCGAAGGTGTCGGTGTGGACCACCACGTTCACGCAGCGCGGTTCGCTGCCCGTCTACGTCGGCACGATCTTCGTCGTGTTCGTCGCGGCAGAGGGCACGGCCCTCCTCGCGAGCCCGTCGTGGAAGACGAGCCTGGATGCCTGGCAGACCCCCATGCAGGTGGTCGTCGCGCCGATCATGATCCTCGCCGGCATCGTCGCGGTGCGCGCCCGGAAGCGGTACACGGGCGTGGTGCTGGTGTCGGTGACGGGACTCGGCATGGTGCTGCTGTTCGCCACGAGCGGCGCTCCCGACCTCGCGCTCACCCAGATCCTCATCGAGACCGTCACCCTCGTCGCCTTCGCCCTCGTGCTCCGCCGCATCCCCGCGCGCCTGGGCGAGCACAACGCGTCGGTGCTGCCGGTCGCGCGCGCCGTGCTCGCCATCGCCGTCGGCGCCACCATGTCACTGATCGCGATCGTCGCGACCGGTGCGCGCGTCGCCGAGCCCATCTCCCAGCGCTTCCCGGAGCTCGCGTACGAGATCGGGCACGGCAAGAACGTCGTCAACGTCGCGCTCGTCGACCTCCGCGGCTGGGACACGATGGGCGAGCTCTCGGTGCTCATCCTGGCGGCGACGGGCGTGGCATCCCTCGTGTTCGTCACGCACCGCTCCGATCTGCTCTCACGCACCATCTCGTCGCTGCCGACCGGTGCGACCCGCACTCGCCGCCCTCTCATCGAGACGGTCGAGGGTCCGAAGCCGCGCGCGTCCGCCCCCGGAAGCACGCGTCAGGCGTGGCTCGTCGGCGGCCAGCGGGTGCGCCCGGAGAACCGTTCGCTCGTGCTCGAGGTGATCGTCCGCATCCTCTTCCACACGATCATCCTCGTGTCGATCTACCTGCTGTTCGCCGGTCACAACCTGCCCGGCGGCGGGTTCGCCGGGGGACTCGTGGCGGGGATGGCGCTCGTCATGCGCTACGTCGCGGGCGGTCGCTACGAGCTGGGCGCCGCCGCGCCGACGGATGCCGGACGGCTCCTCGGCGCGGGGATGACGCTCGCCGTCGCGTGCGCCCTCGTTCCGCTGCTGTTCGGGCAGGCGCCGCTGACGAGCACCTACTGGGAGTGGGACATCCCCGTGCTCGGCAAGGGGGAGTTCGTGACGTCGACGCTGTTCGACGTCGGTGTGTACCTCGTCGTGGTGGGACTCGTACTCGACGTGCTGCGCTCGCTCGGCGGCGAGGTCGACCGCCAAGCGCAGGAGCTGCGCGACCGGGGGGTGAGCGTCTCGTGA
- a CDS encoding HAD hydrolase-like protein, whose amino-acid sequence MTMRSPWTCILWDVDGTVVDASEGILRRLTIALTHFGQPAPTREELVHWIGPPMFESFQTNVGMTAARASEAVAYYRQIGKADGYTTGARLYPGVGELIAEVDAAGIAQATASSKPENQVLALMDHFDLARHLKVIVGATPDEKTLATKADIVAESLRQLAEKGVDTSRPVLIGDRHHDVEGGAAHGVPVIFVSWGFSWPHESEGAQAVVDDAAQLRSLLLIDDDA is encoded by the coding sequence ATGACGATGAGATCTCCGTGGACGTGCATTCTCTGGGACGTCGACGGGACGGTGGTCGACGCCTCCGAGGGGATCCTCCGTCGGCTGACCATCGCGCTCACCCATTTCGGACAGCCCGCGCCGACGCGCGAGGAGCTCGTGCACTGGATCGGCCCGCCCATGTTCGAGTCGTTCCAGACGAACGTCGGGATGACGGCCGCTCGTGCTTCCGAGGCCGTGGCGTACTACCGGCAGATCGGCAAGGCCGACGGCTACACGACGGGCGCGCGCCTGTACCCGGGTGTCGGCGAACTCATCGCCGAGGTGGATGCCGCGGGCATCGCGCAGGCGACCGCCAGCTCGAAGCCGGAGAACCAGGTGCTGGCGCTCATGGATCACTTCGACCTCGCGCGGCACCTGAAGGTGATCGTCGGGGCGACCCCGGATGAGAAGACCCTCGCGACGAAGGCGGACATCGTCGCCGAGTCGCTGCGCCAGCTGGCCGAGAAGGGCGTGGACACGAGCCGGCCGGTGCTGATCGGCGACCGGCACCACGATGTCGAGGGCGGGGCGGCGCACGGCGTTCCGGTGATCTTCGTGAGCTGGGGCTTCAGCTGGCCGCACGAATCCGAGGGTGCGCAGGCCGTCGTCGACGATGCCGCGCAGCTGCGGAGCCTGCTCCTGATCGACGACGACGCCTGA
- the nucS gene encoding endonuclease NucS, with the protein MRLVIARCSVDYTGRLNAHLPLATRLLVHKGDGSLLVHSDGGSYKPLNWMSPPCTLTVEEPDAESASAGVIEHWRVTHAKTGDALLVRIYEVIHDSSHELGIDPGLQKDGVEADLQRLLAEQVDVIGDGLTLVRREFPTAIGPVDLLLRNPAGGTIAVEVKRRGDIDGVEQLTRYLELLGRDPHLAPVTGVFAAQEIKPQARVLATDRGIRCVTLDYDGMKGTESGAPRLF; encoded by the coding sequence GTGCGCCTCGTCATCGCCCGCTGCTCCGTCGATTACACGGGTCGGCTCAATGCCCACCTGCCGCTCGCGACGCGTCTGCTCGTCCACAAGGGCGACGGGTCGCTGCTCGTGCATTCCGACGGCGGGTCGTACAAGCCGCTCAACTGGATGAGCCCGCCCTGCACCCTCACCGTGGAAGAGCCGGATGCCGAGTCCGCTTCGGCCGGCGTCATCGAGCATTGGCGTGTCACCCACGCCAAGACCGGGGATGCGCTGCTGGTGCGCATCTACGAGGTGATCCACGACTCGTCGCACGAGCTGGGCATCGACCCCGGGCTCCAGAAGGACGGCGTGGAAGCCGATCTGCAGCGGCTCCTCGCCGAGCAGGTCGACGTGATCGGCGACGGTCTGACGCTCGTGCGACGGGAGTTCCCGACGGCGATCGGCCCCGTCGACCTGCTGCTGCGCAACCCTGCGGGCGGCACGATCGCCGTCGAGGTGAAGCGTCGCGGCGACATCGACGGCGTCGAGCAGCTCACGCGCTACCTCGAGCTCCTCGGCCGCGATCCGCACCTCGCCCCCGTCACGGGCGTCTTCGCGGCGCAGGAGATCAAGCCGCAGGCGCGCGTGCTCGCGACCGACCGCGGCATCCGTTGCGTCACCCTCGACTACGACGGCATGAAGGGCACCGAGTCCGGCGCCCCTCGTCTGTTCTAG
- a CDS encoding LacI family DNA-binding transcriptional regulator, giving the protein MNSRRATIADVAREAGVSPSTASVVFSGKTPVSDATRARVLAAAADLGYTGPDPLAASLRRGRTGIVGVLQRGPLGIAFTDPIQRSVMDGLADAVAAIDASLLLLRPAPDDGEPRPGAATLATVPLDAAVLLGTIPEAAADVAAVRARGIPVVVIEGDAGEGVPRIGLDNHDAQRCIADHVRRLGHTDVALVLLPPRLNVTHDRLGGARDVFPDAPTYATLGSSIDEGLRVGRQVFAAGRPTAVLAQSDLLAAGVIRAAEEAGLSVPGDVSVAGFDGIRVDGLAPYELTTMVQPAVDKGRAAGAAVVAMLLGEQPASISFTSVFRAGNTTGPAPGSGTPSPR; this is encoded by the coding sequence ATGAACAGCCGCCGAGCCACCATCGCCGACGTCGCCCGCGAAGCGGGCGTGTCGCCGTCGACGGCATCCGTCGTGTTCTCCGGCAAGACCCCCGTCTCGGACGCCACCCGGGCGCGGGTGCTCGCCGCCGCCGCCGACCTCGGCTACACCGGGCCCGACCCGCTCGCCGCATCGCTGCGACGCGGGCGCACCGGCATCGTCGGCGTGCTCCAGCGCGGACCGCTCGGCATCGCCTTCACCGACCCGATCCAGCGGTCGGTCATGGACGGCCTCGCGGATGCCGTCGCTGCGATCGACGCCAGCCTCCTCCTCCTGCGCCCCGCCCCCGACGACGGCGAGCCGCGCCCCGGCGCCGCGACGCTCGCGACGGTGCCGCTCGACGCGGCCGTGCTCCTCGGGACGATCCCCGAGGCGGCCGCCGACGTCGCGGCCGTGCGTGCCCGCGGCATCCCGGTCGTCGTGATCGAGGGGGATGCCGGGGAGGGCGTGCCGCGTATCGGCCTCGACAACCACGACGCGCAGCGCTGCATCGCCGACCACGTGCGCCGCCTCGGGCACACCGACGTCGCGCTCGTGCTCCTCCCGCCCCGGCTCAACGTCACCCACGACCGACTGGGCGGCGCGCGCGACGTGTTCCCCGACGCCCCCACTTACGCGACGCTGGGCAGCTCCATCGACGAAGGGCTCCGCGTCGGCCGCCAGGTGTTCGCCGCGGGGCGTCCGACCGCCGTCCTCGCCCAGAGCGACCTCCTCGCGGCGGGAGTCATCCGCGCCGCGGAAGAGGCCGGCCTGTCGGTGCCGGGCGACGTCAGCGTGGCGGGCTTCGACGGCATCCGCGTGGACGGACTCGCCCCGTACGAGCTGACCACGATGGTGCAGCCGGCCGTCGACAAGGGTCGTGCGGCCGGCGCCGCCGTCGTCGCGATGCTCCTCGGCGAGCAGCCGGCGTCGATCTCCTTCACGAGTGTTTTCCGCGCGGGGAATACGACGGGACCGGCCCCGGGCTCCGGCACCCCTTCGCCCCGGTAG
- a CDS encoding Na(+)/H(+) antiporter subunit C codes for MSASLVLIIIMGALFAAGVYSMLERSLTRVLIGFLLLGNAANLFLLVVMGQPGVAPFFGAADSTDEMSDPLPQALTLTAIVITFAVSAFLLALIYRSWQLGQADTVEDDEADLALRARAPQDEDTMGDEITDEDDDATTDFIGTDTAPIVVLHHRDLDAIRDDAPTDAPAPPRGDGDR; via the coding sequence GTGAGTGCGTCACTGGTGCTCATCATCATCATGGGCGCGCTGTTCGCGGCCGGCGTGTACTCGATGCTGGAGCGCAGCCTCACCCGGGTGCTCATCGGGTTCCTGCTTCTGGGGAACGCCGCGAACCTGTTCCTGCTCGTGGTGATGGGCCAGCCCGGCGTCGCCCCCTTCTTCGGCGCGGCGGACTCGACCGACGAGATGAGCGACCCGTTGCCGCAGGCGCTGACGCTGACGGCGATCGTCATCACGTTCGCGGTCTCGGCGTTCCTCCTCGCGCTGATCTACCGCTCGTGGCAGCTCGGTCAGGCCGACACCGTGGAGGACGACGAGGCCGACCTCGCGCTGCGCGCACGTGCACCGCAGGACGAAGACACGATGGGCGACGAGATCACCGACGAAGACGACGACGCGACCACCGACTTCATCGGCACCGACACGGCCCCGATCGTCGTGCTGCACCACCGCGACCTCGATGCCATCCGCGACGACGCCCCGACCGACGCGCCCGCCCCGCCCCGAGGGGATGGTGACCGATGA
- a CDS encoding MFS transporter produces MTTTLTRPQLVHWRTAIFTIFFVTGLGFASWASRLPSVKATLDIDDFGVGALLFVMGAASIVGLSLANVVVARWGARRGMVFTVSAFGAGVLIAGFGVQFAESYGVTAVGLAFMGLGMASTDVMMNVEAAAVEQAFERTLMPMFHAFFSLGTVAGAGVGVGMAAWGVGVAWHLWAAGVLVLVSGLVALIYVPVHEVAAGDDEPTLSRGERFRAMMQVWRDPRTYAIGIIMLGMAFAEGSATDWLTIAVVDGHNESEATGAVALTVFSVAMTVFRMIGGPLVDRIGRVWALRALAVTAGIGLILFILAPSTPIAFVGVALWGAGASLGFPLGMSAAADDPKKAAASVSAAATIGYLAFLCGPPVLGWISHQIGILSTLWIIVGLIALSGLASGAAKPIAGSKVGAGHH; encoded by the coding sequence GTGACCACCACCCTCACCCGTCCGCAGCTCGTCCACTGGCGGACGGCGATCTTCACCATCTTCTTCGTCACGGGTCTGGGATTCGCGTCGTGGGCGTCGCGGCTGCCGTCGGTCAAGGCCACGCTCGACATCGACGACTTCGGCGTCGGCGCGCTCCTCTTCGTCATGGGGGCGGCCTCCATCGTCGGCCTGTCGCTGGCGAACGTCGTCGTCGCCCGGTGGGGTGCGCGGCGAGGCATGGTGTTCACCGTGTCGGCGTTCGGCGCGGGTGTGCTGATCGCCGGGTTCGGCGTGCAGTTCGCCGAGTCGTACGGCGTGACCGCGGTCGGCCTCGCCTTCATGGGCCTGGGCATGGCGAGCACCGACGTCATGATGAACGTCGAAGCCGCGGCGGTCGAGCAGGCGTTCGAGCGCACCCTCATGCCGATGTTCCACGCCTTCTTCAGCCTCGGCACCGTTGCCGGTGCGGGCGTCGGGGTCGGCATGGCCGCGTGGGGCGTGGGGGTCGCATGGCACCTGTGGGCGGCGGGCGTGCTCGTGCTCGTCTCGGGACTCGTCGCGCTGATCTACGTTCCCGTGCACGAGGTCGCCGCCGGCGACGATGAGCCCACCCTCAGCCGCGGAGAGCGGTTCCGCGCGATGATGCAGGTCTGGCGCGACCCGCGCACGTACGCGATCGGCATCATCATGCTCGGCATGGCGTTCGCCGAGGGCAGCGCGACCGACTGGCTCACGATCGCCGTCGTCGACGGCCACAACGAGTCCGAGGCCACCGGCGCGGTCGCCCTCACCGTCTTCTCGGTGGCGATGACCGTCTTCCGCATGATCGGCGGACCGCTGGTCGACCGCATCGGTCGCGTCTGGGCGCTTCGAGCCCTCGCCGTCACTGCCGGGATCGGGCTCATCCTGTTCATCCTCGCCCCGTCGACGCCGATCGCGTTCGTCGGTGTCGCGCTGTGGGGCGCGGGGGCGTCGCTCGGATTCCCGCTGGGCATGTCTGCGGCGGCCGACGACCCGAAGAAGGCGGCCGCGTCGGTGTCGGCGGCCGCGACCATCGGCTATCTCGCATTCCTGTGCGGCCCGCCGGTGCTCGGCTGGATCAGTCACCAGATCGGCATCCTGTCGACCCTGTGGATCATCGTCGGCCTCATCGCCCTGTCGGGTCTGGCGTCGGGCGCGGCGAAGCCGATCGCCGGGTCGAAGGTGGGCGCCGGCCACCACTGA